A window from Amblyomma americanum isolate KBUSLIRL-KWMA chromosome 7, ASM5285725v1, whole genome shotgun sequence encodes these proteins:
- the LOC144098323 gene encoding uncharacterized protein LOC144098323 isoform X6, which produces MSDGRRSQVVLLDERRLDILIQPRLYACDLLDMVASHFNLKEKEYFGLAFLDETGHYHWLQLDKRVLEHDLPKKSSQGTLVLYFLVKYYVESISLLKDSATVEALYLQCKSLIAKGALEADSETVFQLAALVLQATHGNYIDDQTTKMHLKKLPVLPTSTLKAHPSISYCEGKVIEHYHQLAGRSRGSAIIAYMNLVENLPTYGIHFYEVKDKGGIPWWIGLSCKGVSQYDYNDKKTPRKFFQWKLLENLYFRDKKFSIEVHNPRRVVHALSSFNVYEDVIEAPPEGFDPLADAISDSTTQVSVSRRTFGPGNVTVVVWFAATPALTKSIWSMAIAQHQFYLDNNVGKRKIEDVGCLEKFAAELSKSSQSLSSASTGSNLSRSASCHSLPAIKIEDHTDHHPQMNEEAERAKQEMLAALKARKEALEEALRKKVEELKSVCLKEGEVTGELPPEMPLAPGEPPPQVRRRVGTAFILDDQLLSNAKSKEETMSSLELEYELQNKITSAALRLANDMSADRSLRRQRKLCYQQAHEKLKQVEQKLGTLKKQKNHGNKPKIMLQSDDEPSEDNISHSTGGSDTPFRGSSNASDVSPAASPKLNSYDGLLVEKRGRLQTVSAVPGDVRLSPSLASVSAPASPIKHRAVPGRTASPGAGWTGYGAGYAPSNIYQTRTAYRRQQYPTLTGSGSAGSSPVPLKSPYRDRFESGLSVEGSNLYSVPTQRTSQAFDSQDDLVTSSPGEPQDLGLVSRHNSLESNRRHHRRIAGISAQSALTIKRDSTTPLKPAPPAWTGPSYSPPTCAPVQCTPPQCAIVQCVPVQCTPPQCAPTYCPPMQCTPMHCPQPQCTPMHCPQAQCTPTHSPQAQGTPMQCPPAQYPPMQRIECHPRLPPHLQQQHHSASPSQQRRAVSSSLSYPENFPPPSTPVVSSNHYHPSKSHSYHENMVRHIDECGVPVFVPVDSDGSLRYQDAVHRPVEPITVYHKPPMPPALIQHHLAHRKKLQEVCGDSFPGRPLSSMSAANYAAFQRVHPDPYLSQPTSPTGYSAAHNAKLETLQEGHSGSYGNQCLSVTVSSSRAFSSVTQSYSTESLKHRAKDWVETSLDSPLPARKPSKQQEPPPSSPSQVSMLSSGSESLPEAVQGPAATLSRHDNCRDGRAAAAESPHFEREKICSPLPQPLSPKTMPGVELNIVTLGHFQPYWEETKPYEISDFYKYSTKHRKPSGSQDSTKSPSQSGNSSGVVSPVLTSPLAAEGVSRERDEQLAPHSSLAERMKMVERSPPDGMAAVEEPHTSHSADSSLNLDRSSVADAFHEEMIAWYEDQDSGNKATLV; this is translated from the exons ATGAGCGATGGGCGGCGGAGTCAAGTGGTCCTCCTGGATGAGCGTCGCCTTGACATTCTCATTCAG CCAAGGCTCTATGCCTGCGATCTCCTTGATATGGTGGCTTCTCATTTCAACCTCAAAGAGAAGGAGTACTTTGGCTTGGCATTTCTTGATGAAAC GGGCCATTATCATTGGCTTCAGCTCGACAAGAGGGTTCTCGAGCATGACCTGCCCAAGAAGTCGTCTCAGGGTACCTTGGTGCTCTACTTTCTGGTCAA GTACTATGTGGAAAGCATTTCATTGCTGAAAGATAGTGCCACAGTAGAAGCACTTTACCTTCAGTGCAAATCACTCATTGCCAAG GGTGCATTGGAAGCGGATTCTGAAACAGTGTTTCAACTTGCTGCTCTAGTCCTTCAAGCAACACATGGAAACTACATTGA TGATCAAACCACAAAAATGCATCTCAAGAAGCTTCCTGTTCTTCCTACCAGCACACTCAAAGCTCATCCGTCCATTTCCTACTG TGAAGGCAAAGTCATTGAACATTATCATCAGCTTGCAGGGCGCTCAAGGGGTTCTGCAATTATTGC ATACATGAACCTTGTAGAAAACCTGCCCACATATGGCATTCATTTTTATGAGGTTAAG GACAAGGGAGGCATTCCCTGGTGGATAGGCCTCAGTTGCAAGGGAGTCAGCCAGTATGATTACAACGACAAGAAGACTCCACGAAAG TTCTTTCAGTGGAAACTCCTGGAGAACCTTTACTTTCGAGACAAGAAATTTTCAATTGAAGTTCACAACCCCCGGAG AGTGGTCCATGCCCTGAGCAGTTTCAATGTGTACGAGGATGTGATAGAGGCACCCCCTGAAGGGTTTGACCCCCTGGCTGATGCCATTAGTGACTCCACAACCCA GGTATCTGTGAGCAGACGAACATTTGGACCAGGCAATGTTACCGTGGTGGTCTGGTTTGCGGCTACACCGGCCTTGACGAAGAGCATCTGGTCGATGGCCATAGCACAACATCAGTTTTACTTGGACAACAATGTTGGGAAG CGGAAAATTGAAGATGTCGGCTGTCTAGAGAAGTTTGCTGCCGAGCTTTCCAAGAGTTCTCAGTCCTTGTCGTCAGCCAGCACAGGATCTAACCTGAGCCGAAGTGCGAGTTGCCACAGCCTACCTGCCATCAAGATTGAAG ATCATACGGACCATCATCCGCAGATGAATGAAGAGGCAGAACGAGCCAAGCAGGAGATGCTGGCCGCGCTGAAGGCCCGCAAGGAGGCCCTCGAGGAGGCCCTGCGCAAGAAAGTGGAGGAGCTCAAGTCGGTGTGCCTCAAGGAGGGCGAGGTGACAGGCGAGCTTCCTCCAGAGATGCCGCTGGCACCGGGAGAGCCCCCACCTCAGGTGCGGCGGCGAGTGGGTACAGCCTTCATTCTGGACGACCAGCTGCTCTCCAATGCCAAGAGCAAG GAGGAGACAATGAGCTCTTTAGAGCTGGAGTATGAGTTGCAGAACAAGATTACTAGCGCTGCTTTGAGATTGGCCAATGACATGAGTGCCGACAGAAGCCTGAGGAGGCAGCGGAAGTTATGCTATCAGCAGGCTCATGAGAAG CTGAAACAGGTGGAACAGAAACTGGGAACTTTGAAAAAACAGAAGAATCATGGCAACAAACCCAAAATCATGCTGCAGTCTGATGACG aaCCCAGTGAAGATAACATCAGTCATAGCACTGGGGGCAGCG ACACTCCGTTCAGAGGGAGCAGCAATGCATCAGATGTCAGCCCTGCCGCGTCACCCAAGCTAAACAGCTATGACGGCCTTCTAGTAGAG AAACGTGGCCGCCTCCAAACAGTCAGCGCAGTGCCTGGTGACGTTCGCCTCTCGCCCTCCCTGGCCTCTGTGTCTGCACCAGCCAGCCCCATCAAACACCGTGCGGTCCCCGGTCGGACTGCTTCCCCTGGTGCAGGCTGGACTGGCTACGGTGCAGGCTATGCCCCCAGCAACATCTACCAGACCCGCACGGCATACCGCCGCCAGCAGTACCCAACACTCACTGGCTCTGGCTCAGCGGGCTCCAGTCCCGTGCCACTCAAGTCACCGTACAGGGACAG GTTTGAGTCTGGCCTGAGTGTAGAGGGGAGCAATCTGTACAGTGTACCGACGCAACGAACCAGCCAGGCATTTGACAGTCAGGATGACCTTGTGACTAGCAGCCCTGGAGAGCCACAAGATCTGGGCTTGGTGTCCAGGCACAACAGCCTGGAAAGCAATCGACGCCATCACCGCCGAATTGCTGGAATTTCAGCACAATCTGCGCTCACCATCAAGCGAGACTCAACAACCCCCCTTAAGCCTGCTCCTCCAGCCTGGACTGGCCCTTCCTACTCGCCTCCCACATGTGCACCAGTGCAATGTACACCACCACAGTGTGCAATAGTCCAATGTGTGCCAGTGCAATGTACACCGCCACAGTGTGCACCGACATACTGTCCACCAATGCAGTGTACACCTATGCATTGTCCTCAACCACAGTGCACACCTATGCATTGTCCTCAAGCACAGTGCACACCTACGCATTCTCCACAAGCACAGGGTACACCTATGCAGTGTCCACCAGCGCAGTACCCACCAATGCAGAGAATAGAATGCCACCCACGGCTGCCACCGCACCTTCAACAGCAGCACCACTCAGCCTCGCCATCTCAGCAGCGACGGGCTGTCTCCAGCTCATTGTCCTACCCCGAAAACTTTCCCCCACCGTCGACCCCAGTGGTTAGCAGCAACCATTATCACCCAAGCAAATCCCACTCGTATCATGAAAACATGGTGAGGCACATTGATGAATGTGGAGTGCCCGTGTTTGTCCCTGTGGACAGCGACGGAAGCTTGCGCTACCAGGATGCGGTGCACCGTCCTGTCGAGCCTATCACTGTATATCACAAGCCGCCAATGCCGCCAGCCCTCATCCAGCACCACCTTGCTCACCGAAAGAAGCTGCAGGAGGTGTGTGGCGACAGCTTCCCGGGCAGGCCGCTGTCCAGTATGTCTGCTGCTAACTATGCGGCATTTCAGCGAGTTCATCCAGATCCTTACCTCAGCCAGCCTACCAGCCCAACTGGCTACAGTGCAGCTCACAATGCCAAGTTGGAGACACTACAGGAGGGACACAGTGGCTCTTATGGCAACCAGTGCTTGTCTGTGACTGTGTCTTCTTCAAGAGCATTCTCTTCGGTCACTCAGTCCTACAGCACTGAAAGCCTGAAGCATCGTGCCAAGGACTGGGTGGAGACTTCGCTCGACTCTCCACTGCCTGCGAGAAAGCCATCAAAACAACAGGAGCCACCGCCTTCCTCACCGTCTCAAGTCTCGATGCTGTCGTCTGGAAGCGAAAGTCTGCCAGAGGCAGTTCAGGGTCCTGCAGCCACCTTGTCTCGCCATGACAACTGTCGAGacggcagggcagcagcagcagagagcccTCACTTTGAGAGGGAGAAGATCTGCTCTCCCTTGCCTCAGCCATTAAGCCCGAAAACAATGCCTGGAGTGGAGCTCAACATAGTGACATTGGGGCACTTTCAGCCCTACTGGGAAGAGACCAAACCATATGAGATCTCGGACTTCTATAAGTACAGTACCAAGCACCGCAAGCCATCTGGAAGCCAGGACTCGACAAAGAGTCCCAGCCAATCTGGCAACTCAAGCGGTGTGGTCTCTCCTGTGCTAACGTCCCCTCTTGCTGCTGAGGGTGTGTCCAGGGAGCGGGATGAACAGCTGGCCCCGCACTCTTCACTTGCTGAACGCATGAAGATGGTGGAAAGGAGTCCTCCAGATGGAATGGC TGCTGTTGAGGAACCACACACCAGCCACAGTGCGGACAGCAGTTTGAACCTGGACAGATCATCAGTTGCAGATGCCTTCCACGAAGAAATGATTGCATGGTATGAGGACCAAGACTCTGGCAATAAGGCAACTCTTGTTTGA
- the LOC144098323 gene encoding uncharacterized protein LOC144098323 isoform X10, producing the protein MSDGRRSQVVLLDERRLDILIQPRLYACDLLDMVASHFNLKEKEYFGLAFLDETGHYHWLQLDKRVLEHDLPKKSSQGTLVLYFLVKYYVESISLLKDSATVEALYLQCKSLIAKGALEADSETVFQLAALVLQATHGNYIDDQTTKMHLKKLPVLPTSTLKAHPSISYCEGKVIEHYHQLAGRSRGSAIIAYMNLVENLPTYGIHFYEVKDKGGIPWWIGLSCKGVSQYDYNDKKTPRKFFQWKLLENLYFRDKKFSIEVHNPRRVSVSRRTFGPGNVTVVVWFAATPALTKSIWSMAIAQHQFYLDNNVGKRKIEDVGCLEKFAAELSKSSQSLSSASTGSNLSRSASCHSLPAIKIEDHTDHHPQMNEEAERAKQEMLAALKARKEALEEALRKKVEELKSVCLKEGEVTGELPPEMPLAPGEPPPQVRRRVGTAFILDDQLLSNAKSKEETMSSLELEYELQNKITSAALRLANDMSADRSLRRQRKLCYQQAHEKLKQVEQKLGTLKKQKNHGNKPKIMLQSDDEPSEDNISHSTGGSDTPFRGSSNASDVSPAASPKLNSYDGLLVEKRGRLQTVSAVPGDVRLSPSLASVSAPASPIKHRAVPGRTASPGAGWTGYGAGYAPSNIYQTRTAYRRQQYPTLTGSGSAGSSPVPLKSPYRDRFESGLSVEGSNLYSVPTQRTSQAFDSQDDLVTSSPGEPQDLGLVSRHNSLESNRRHHRRIAGISAQSALTIKRDSTTPLKPAPPAWTGPSYSPPTCAPVQCTPPQCAIVQCVPVQCTPPQCAPTYCPPMQCTPMHCPQPQCTPMHCPQAQCTPTHSPQAQGTPMQCPPAQYPPMQRIECHPRLPPHLQQQHHSASPSQQRRAVSSSLSYPENFPPPSTPVVSSNHYHPSKSHSYHENMVRHIDECGVPVFVPVDSDGSLRYQDAVHRPVEPITVYHKPPMPPALIQHHLAHRKKLQEVCGDSFPGRPLSSMSAANYAAFQRVHPDPYLSQPTSPTGYSAAHNAKLETLQEGHSGSYGNQCLSVTVSSSRAFSSVTQSYSTESLKHRAKDWVETSLDSPLPARKPSKQQEPPPSSPSQVSMLSSGSESLPEAVQGPAATLSRHDNCRDGRAAAAESPHFEREKICSPLPQPLSPKTMPGVELNIVTLGHFQPYWEETKPYEISDFYKYSTKHRKPSGSQDSTKSPSQSGNSSGVVSPVLTSPLAAEGVSRERDEQLAPHSSLAERMKMVERSPPDGMAAVEEPHTSHSADSSLNLDRSSVADAFHEEMIAWYEDQDSGNKATLV; encoded by the exons ATGAGCGATGGGCGGCGGAGTCAAGTGGTCCTCCTGGATGAGCGTCGCCTTGACATTCTCATTCAG CCAAGGCTCTATGCCTGCGATCTCCTTGATATGGTGGCTTCTCATTTCAACCTCAAAGAGAAGGAGTACTTTGGCTTGGCATTTCTTGATGAAAC GGGCCATTATCATTGGCTTCAGCTCGACAAGAGGGTTCTCGAGCATGACCTGCCCAAGAAGTCGTCTCAGGGTACCTTGGTGCTCTACTTTCTGGTCAA GTACTATGTGGAAAGCATTTCATTGCTGAAAGATAGTGCCACAGTAGAAGCACTTTACCTTCAGTGCAAATCACTCATTGCCAAG GGTGCATTGGAAGCGGATTCTGAAACAGTGTTTCAACTTGCTGCTCTAGTCCTTCAAGCAACACATGGAAACTACATTGA TGATCAAACCACAAAAATGCATCTCAAGAAGCTTCCTGTTCTTCCTACCAGCACACTCAAAGCTCATCCGTCCATTTCCTACTG TGAAGGCAAAGTCATTGAACATTATCATCAGCTTGCAGGGCGCTCAAGGGGTTCTGCAATTATTGC ATACATGAACCTTGTAGAAAACCTGCCCACATATGGCATTCATTTTTATGAGGTTAAG GACAAGGGAGGCATTCCCTGGTGGATAGGCCTCAGTTGCAAGGGAGTCAGCCAGTATGATTACAACGACAAGAAGACTCCACGAAAG TTCTTTCAGTGGAAACTCCTGGAGAACCTTTACTTTCGAGACAAGAAATTTTCAATTGAAGTTCACAACCCCCGGAG GGTATCTGTGAGCAGACGAACATTTGGACCAGGCAATGTTACCGTGGTGGTCTGGTTTGCGGCTACACCGGCCTTGACGAAGAGCATCTGGTCGATGGCCATAGCACAACATCAGTTTTACTTGGACAACAATGTTGGGAAG CGGAAAATTGAAGATGTCGGCTGTCTAGAGAAGTTTGCTGCCGAGCTTTCCAAGAGTTCTCAGTCCTTGTCGTCAGCCAGCACAGGATCTAACCTGAGCCGAAGTGCGAGTTGCCACAGCCTACCTGCCATCAAGATTGAAG ATCATACGGACCATCATCCGCAGATGAATGAAGAGGCAGAACGAGCCAAGCAGGAGATGCTGGCCGCGCTGAAGGCCCGCAAGGAGGCCCTCGAGGAGGCCCTGCGCAAGAAAGTGGAGGAGCTCAAGTCGGTGTGCCTCAAGGAGGGCGAGGTGACAGGCGAGCTTCCTCCAGAGATGCCGCTGGCACCGGGAGAGCCCCCACCTCAGGTGCGGCGGCGAGTGGGTACAGCCTTCATTCTGGACGACCAGCTGCTCTCCAATGCCAAGAGCAAG GAGGAGACAATGAGCTCTTTAGAGCTGGAGTATGAGTTGCAGAACAAGATTACTAGCGCTGCTTTGAGATTGGCCAATGACATGAGTGCCGACAGAAGCCTGAGGAGGCAGCGGAAGTTATGCTATCAGCAGGCTCATGAGAAG CTGAAACAGGTGGAACAGAAACTGGGAACTTTGAAAAAACAGAAGAATCATGGCAACAAACCCAAAATCATGCTGCAGTCTGATGACG aaCCCAGTGAAGATAACATCAGTCATAGCACTGGGGGCAGCG ACACTCCGTTCAGAGGGAGCAGCAATGCATCAGATGTCAGCCCTGCCGCGTCACCCAAGCTAAACAGCTATGACGGCCTTCTAGTAGAG AAACGTGGCCGCCTCCAAACAGTCAGCGCAGTGCCTGGTGACGTTCGCCTCTCGCCCTCCCTGGCCTCTGTGTCTGCACCAGCCAGCCCCATCAAACACCGTGCGGTCCCCGGTCGGACTGCTTCCCCTGGTGCAGGCTGGACTGGCTACGGTGCAGGCTATGCCCCCAGCAACATCTACCAGACCCGCACGGCATACCGCCGCCAGCAGTACCCAACACTCACTGGCTCTGGCTCAGCGGGCTCCAGTCCCGTGCCACTCAAGTCACCGTACAGGGACAG GTTTGAGTCTGGCCTGAGTGTAGAGGGGAGCAATCTGTACAGTGTACCGACGCAACGAACCAGCCAGGCATTTGACAGTCAGGATGACCTTGTGACTAGCAGCCCTGGAGAGCCACAAGATCTGGGCTTGGTGTCCAGGCACAACAGCCTGGAAAGCAATCGACGCCATCACCGCCGAATTGCTGGAATTTCAGCACAATCTGCGCTCACCATCAAGCGAGACTCAACAACCCCCCTTAAGCCTGCTCCTCCAGCCTGGACTGGCCCTTCCTACTCGCCTCCCACATGTGCACCAGTGCAATGTACACCACCACAGTGTGCAATAGTCCAATGTGTGCCAGTGCAATGTACACCGCCACAGTGTGCACCGACATACTGTCCACCAATGCAGTGTACACCTATGCATTGTCCTCAACCACAGTGCACACCTATGCATTGTCCTCAAGCACAGTGCACACCTACGCATTCTCCACAAGCACAGGGTACACCTATGCAGTGTCCACCAGCGCAGTACCCACCAATGCAGAGAATAGAATGCCACCCACGGCTGCCACCGCACCTTCAACAGCAGCACCACTCAGCCTCGCCATCTCAGCAGCGACGGGCTGTCTCCAGCTCATTGTCCTACCCCGAAAACTTTCCCCCACCGTCGACCCCAGTGGTTAGCAGCAACCATTATCACCCAAGCAAATCCCACTCGTATCATGAAAACATGGTGAGGCACATTGATGAATGTGGAGTGCCCGTGTTTGTCCCTGTGGACAGCGACGGAAGCTTGCGCTACCAGGATGCGGTGCACCGTCCTGTCGAGCCTATCACTGTATATCACAAGCCGCCAATGCCGCCAGCCCTCATCCAGCACCACCTTGCTCACCGAAAGAAGCTGCAGGAGGTGTGTGGCGACAGCTTCCCGGGCAGGCCGCTGTCCAGTATGTCTGCTGCTAACTATGCGGCATTTCAGCGAGTTCATCCAGATCCTTACCTCAGCCAGCCTACCAGCCCAACTGGCTACAGTGCAGCTCACAATGCCAAGTTGGAGACACTACAGGAGGGACACAGTGGCTCTTATGGCAACCAGTGCTTGTCTGTGACTGTGTCTTCTTCAAGAGCATTCTCTTCGGTCACTCAGTCCTACAGCACTGAAAGCCTGAAGCATCGTGCCAAGGACTGGGTGGAGACTTCGCTCGACTCTCCACTGCCTGCGAGAAAGCCATCAAAACAACAGGAGCCACCGCCTTCCTCACCGTCTCAAGTCTCGATGCTGTCGTCTGGAAGCGAAAGTCTGCCAGAGGCAGTTCAGGGTCCTGCAGCCACCTTGTCTCGCCATGACAACTGTCGAGacggcagggcagcagcagcagagagcccTCACTTTGAGAGGGAGAAGATCTGCTCTCCCTTGCCTCAGCCATTAAGCCCGAAAACAATGCCTGGAGTGGAGCTCAACATAGTGACATTGGGGCACTTTCAGCCCTACTGGGAAGAGACCAAACCATATGAGATCTCGGACTTCTATAAGTACAGTACCAAGCACCGCAAGCCATCTGGAAGCCAGGACTCGACAAAGAGTCCCAGCCAATCTGGCAACTCAAGCGGTGTGGTCTCTCCTGTGCTAACGTCCCCTCTTGCTGCTGAGGGTGTGTCCAGGGAGCGGGATGAACAGCTGGCCCCGCACTCTTCACTTGCTGAACGCATGAAGATGGTGGAAAGGAGTCCTCCAGATGGAATGGC TGCTGTTGAGGAACCACACACCAGCCACAGTGCGGACAGCAGTTTGAACCTGGACAGATCATCAGTTGCAGATGCCTTCCACGAAGAAATGATTGCATGGTATGAGGACCAAGACTCTGGCAATAAGGCAACTCTTGTTTGA